The DNA region CCGATCGCCCGTGCGTCCGCCATCGTGAGGGTCGGCGCCGATCCGAAACCCGACCGCAGCCCCCCGGAAGTGGTGCTCCCCGGCAGGACGAGGATCAGGTTGGATCCGATGGAGGAGATCTGGGCGGAGATCCGCTCGTTCGCCCCGGCGCCGATCGCCACCATCGCGATCACCGCCGCCACGCCGATGACCATGCCGAGCATCGTCAGGACCGACCGCATCCGGTTCGCCCGCAGCGACCGGTAGGCCACCTTCCCCGCGGACCAGAGGTTCACGGGGCCACCGCCTCGTCCCCGACGATCCGGCCGTCCCGGAACCGGACGATCCGCCGCGCGTTCCGCCCGATCTCGGGGTTGTGGGTGACCAGCACGATCGTGATCCCCTGGTCCTCGTTCAGCCCCCGGAAGACGGAGAGGATCTCCTCGCTCGTGGCGGTGTCCAGGTTCCCGGTCGGCTCGTCGGCGAGCAGCAGGGAGGGGGAGTTCACGATCGCGCGGGCGATTGCCACCCGCTGCTGCTGCCCTCCGGAGAGCTGGGTGGGAAGGTGATGCTCCCGGTCGAGGATCCCCAGGGAGGCGAGGGCCTCGCGGGCCCGCGCGGTCCGCTCCGCCGTGGGAAGGGAGTCGTAGAGCATCGGAAGCTCCACGTTCTCCAGCGCCGTCATCCGGGGAAGCAGGTTGAATCCCTGGAAGACGAACCCGATCTTCCGGCTCCGGACCGCCGCCAGGGCGTCCCTTCCCAGCCGCTCCACCTCCTCCCCGTCGAGCCGGTAGACCCCTTCCGTCGGCCGGTCGAGGCAGCCCAGGATGTTCATCAGGGTCGACTTTCCGGAGCCCGACGGGCCCATCACGGCGAGGAACTCCCCCCGCAGGATGGTGAGCGACACCTCCCGGAGCGCCTCCACGGCGACCGGACCGAGCCGGTAGGTCTTCGAGAGGCCGACGACCTCGATCACGGGAGCCGTCATGGCGATCAGAAGAGCCTCATCCGGGGACCGCCCTGCCCGCCGGAATTCCCATCCTTCTTCCGGACCTCCTCGACCGCCAGGGGATCCCCCTCCTTCAGCTCCCCCTCCAGCAGCTGCGTGTGCTTCTCGGCGCGGATCCCGATCTTTACGGGGACCTCCCCCAATTTCCCTCCCGCTTCGAGGAGGTAGACGCGGCTTTGCGCCTTTCCCTTCCCCGTCTCCGGCTTCTTCCCGTCGGACGGCTGGAAGCGCAGCGCCGCGTTGGGGATCTTCAGCGCCTCCGCGACCTCCCGCACGCGGAACGAGACATTCGCGGTCATCCCCGGCTTGAGGGCAAGATCCCCGTTGTCCACCCGGACCACGACGTTGTAGGTGACGACATTCTGCGTCACGACCGGGGAATTCCGGACCTGGACGACCTCCCCCTGAAAGGTCCGCCCGGGGTAGGCGTCCACGGTGAAGGACGTCTGCAGCCCCGCCCGCAGCCTCCCGATGTCCGCCTCGTCGACGTTCGTGTCGATCTGCATCTTCGTGAGATCCTGCGCGATCGTGAACAGCGTCGGCGTCTGGAAGCTGGCGGCCACCGTCTGCCCCGCGTCCACGTTCCGCGAGATCACGATCCCGTCGACCGGGGAGAGGATGGTGGTGTACCGGAGGTTCGTCTCCGCCGCGTCCAGCGCCCCTTCCGCCTGCTTCACCTGCGCCTCCGCGCCCTTCCGCTGGGCGACGGCCGTCTCGTAGGCGGTCCGCGCGGAGTCGACGTCGGCCTGCGCCACGAACCCGTCCTTCACCAGCTCCCGGTTCCGCCGCCAGGTCCGCTCCGTGTCCACCACGAGCACCTCGGCACGCTCCAGCGCCGCCCGGGCGTTCTCCAGGCTCCCGCTCGCCTGGAGGACGGAGGCCTCGAAGAGGCGCGGGTCGATCCGGGCGATCACCTCCCCCTTGCGCACGCGGGAGTTGAAGTCGGCGGAAATCTTCATCACCGTGCCGGAAACCTGGCTTCCCACCTGGACCGTGGTGACGGCGTTCAGGGTCCCCGTCGCCAGGACGTTTTCCGCGATCTCCCCACGCTCGACCGGCGCGGTGCGGTACGGCGGGGCTTTCTTGACGTTTTGCCAGCCGAGGAGCAGGTACGCGGCGGCGCCTGCCAGGACGAGCGCCGCCAGGGCGGCGATTCCCTTCTTCATCGGAGCTCCTTCCATGCCATGGCCTCGATCTCCTTTCCGCCGATCCGGATCCCGTGCACCTCCAGCAGCTCGCCGGTGCTCCGGTAGAACCGGGTCACGGCCCCCTGGTAGTCGGCCCGCGCGGCGGTCTGCGCGTCCCGGGCGGCGGCCAGATCCGCCTCCACTTCCAGGACGTCCTTGGTAGTCGCCAGCCCGATCTTCCCCCGCTTCAGGAAGGAGGCCAGACGCGCCTCCCCCAGGGCGACCCCTTTTCCCGAGACCTCGATCGCCCGGAACTTCGTCTCCATGTCCCGGATCGCGGAGCGGACCTCGAGCGCGGCCGACGCCTCGAGGCTGCGGATCGACGCCCGCCCCCTCGCGGCTTTCAGCCTCGCCTCGGCGAGATCGGCCATCGCGGCGTCGTTCCCGAGGGGGTAGGCGAAGGAGAGACCGATCGACCAGAAGGGGGTTTCCCCCGACGCCAGGTCGTCGAGCGAGTTCCCGTACCCGGCCGAAAGCCCCTGAAGCCCCGCGCTCCCGGTGACCGCGAGGGAGGGGAGCGCCAGGTTCCGGGAGACCCGCGCCTGGAACTCCTCCGTCCGCAGCGCCACCCGCACCGCCTCGAGATCGGGCCGCATCCTCAGCGCGGTCTCCGTCGCCACCTTCTCCGAAAACTCGATCCGGGCGGGCGGCAGGGGACCCCCCGGGACCAGCGGGCCCGCTCCCGGGTGCTGAAGAAGGACCCGGAGACGGTCCGTCCGCTCCAGGACGTCGTTCTCCGCCTCGAGCAGATCCTTTTCCCGGCGGGCGACGCCGAACTCGGAGTCGAGCAGCTCGATCGAGGCCAGCACCCCCGCGCGCACGCGGGCCTCGTTCTCCGCATGGAGCTGCCGCGCGACCGCCAGCGACGCCCGCCGCGTCTCTTGCTCCTCCCTCGACTTGACCAGGGAGAAGAAGGCGTCCCGCGCCTCCCCGGCGACCGACAGGGCCCGCACGCGCCATTCCGCCGCCGCGGACTCCCGGGCATCCCGCGCGACGGTGATCCCGCGCCCGGTCACCTCCTCCCCCCGACCGGCCAGGAGCGGCTGGGAGAAGGAGACCGAAAGCTCCGGCTGCGCGAAGCGGGAAGCGGCCCCGCTTCCGCGGCTGAAGAGGTTTTCGAAGGAAACCTTCGCCGTGGCGCCGCTCGTCAGCAGGCGGTCGAGGGAGAGGTTCGCGTCGAAGAACCGGCTCCGCGCGACCGCGGGTTCGTCCGGAACCAGGCGGAAGTCCTCTCCCCGATGTTCCGTCGCCAGGGAGATCGAGGGATTGTAGATCGCCCCGGCCCGCCGTACGGCGGTCGCCGCGATCGCGGGGGAGAAGGTTTCCACCGCCAGCCCCAGGTTCCGCGCGAGGGCCATCCGCACGGCCTCGTCGAGGGAGATCGCGATCTCTTCCCCGGCGGAGGATCGGCCCGCCGGCAGGACGAGGAAAATCCACAGCGCCGCGGCGATCCGGAAGACGCCGGCGCGCCTCATCGGGGATGTCTCCCCGCAATCGCCGGCCGCCGCAACGCGGAGAGGGCCACCGAGGCGACATGCTCGGCCGTCCGCTCGATCTCGGCTACGTCGCATCCGACCTCCGGATACAGCTTCGCGATGATATGCCGGCCGTGCCGGTAGAAAAGGCATTGCCCGAGAATGCTGAAGACATGCCGGCGGACCTCCTCCCGGTCCGCCCCCTTCCCGAGCATCTCCCGGACGAGTCCCCCGAGCGATTCGTGGAGGGGGCGGATCGCACGCTCGATCACCCGGTCCAGCGCCCCGGTCGGCTCGACGATCTCCCGCGCCATCAGCTTTCCGAACCAGGCCGGTCTCCCCTCGTCGAGAATCCGGAGCAGGAAGGTGCGGACGAAGCGGCGGAGCCGCTCCTCCGCGCTTCCGCCCCGCCCCGGGCCGTCGTGGTCGGGGTATTTCCGGCGGGCCTGGCGCCAGGCGGACTCGAGCACGTCGGCGTAGAGGTCCTGCTTGCTCTTGAAATAATAGTTCACCGATGCGATGTTGACGTTGGCCCGGCGGCAGATCTCCCGGACGGTGGCGCGGCGGAAGCCCCGCTCCGCGAACACCTCCCCCGCAGCGTCGAGGACCCTGTCGCGGGCGCGTTCGGCCAGGAGATCCGGCATCGGTACTCCTTTCGGGCGTTCGGATTCCGTTGTAAACGCTTGTTTCAAACAATTGTACAACCGTGCGGGGAGGGAATGTCAAGCCTGCGGGAAGAGATGGAGGCCCTGGCCCGGGAACTCTCCTCCCGCGGATTCGACTGCGTCCTGGAGCGGTTCCGTCTCCCCTCCCCTCCGCGGCTGACCCCTCCGGCGGGGTTTCTCGCCTGCTCGGCCGCCGCCTTCTCGCTGGCCGCGGGGCGGGGCGCCGCCTCGTTCCTGCTGGCGACGCTGGGGACGATCCTCCTGCTCCTGGACGACCGCGGCTTCTCCCCTCTCGACTGGCTGGGGCGGAAGCGGAGCCGGGCGGTCCTGGTCGTCCGCGGCACCCCCTCGAACACGGAGGGAAGGGCGCTCTTTTTCGGCCTGCCGCTGCGCTGCCGCCTGACGGGGAACGGGTACTACTCCCGCGGGGAGACGGCCCGGAGAGGACTCCACGCGGCGGGGATGCTCCTCTGCGCCGCCCTCTGGCTCGCCTCGGCCGCCCTGCTCCTGCTCTACCTGCCTCCCCTGCCCGTCCCCGGCGCGGTTGCGGGAGCTGCGCTGCTTTCGCTCTCGGTCCTGGAGGGGGTCTTCTCCGCCGCCCCGGCGGGGCCGGAGAACCGGGCGCCCCGATGGGCGGCCCGGCTCGCCGGTTCGGCGGGCGAACGGTTCGTCCCCCATCTCCTGGTCTACTCGGGCGACCCGGAGGAGGTGAAGTATTTCCTCGCCAGGCACCGGGGAGCGCTCTTCCGCGGGACGGGGCTGTTTCTCGAGTTCCCTTCCGGGGCGAATGGCCCCCTGGCAGTCTCCGTCCGGGAGGGACCCCTTCTTCCGTACCGGGTCGACGCGGGGCTGGTCTCCCGGGTCCGCTCGGCCGGGGATCGATCCGGGGTTCCTCCCTTCCGGGAAGCGACCCTCCGGTACAGGTCCCCCGCCCTCTTCTCCATGGCCAGGGGGTTCCGGGCCGTCACCCTCTTCCGCCTGGAGGGACCGCCGGAGGAAGGAGCCGGAACCGAAGAGGAAACGGCCGCCGCCTGGGTGGCAGGCATCGCCTCCGGGTGGCGCGCCGAGAATTGACAGGACCGGCCGGTAGGGTATAATTCCTACCTTCAATCCGGCAATGCATCCATCTCTTCCCGGGGAGGTAGCAACATGGCCGTCAAAGTCGGGATCAACGGGTTCGGGCGGATCGGGCGCAATTTCTTCCGCGCGGCGTACAAGGATCCGGCCCTCCAGATCGTCGCCGTGAACGACATCACCGACGCCCCCACGCTGGCCCACCTCCTGAAGTACGACTCGATCCACGGGCGGTTCAACGAGAAGGTGGAGGTCCGCGATGGCGGCCTGCTGGTCGCCGGAAAGCCGGTGAAGGTGTTCGCCATGAAGGATCCCGCCGAACTTCCCTGGAAACAGCTCGGGGTGGAGGTGGTCATCGAGTCCACCGGGATGTTCACCGACCGGGAGGGAGCGGAGAAGCACCTGAAGGCGGGGGCCTCGAGGGTCCTGATCTCGGCGCCGGCGAAGAACCCCGACGCCACCTTCGTCATCGGGGTGAACGAGAAGAGCTACGACCCGGGCAAGCACCGGATCATCTCGAACGCCTCCTGCACTACGAACTGCCTCGCCCCGGTTGCGAAGGTGCTGCTCGACAGCTTCGGGATCGAGCGTGGGCTGATGACGACGATCCACGCCTACACGAACGACCAGAGGATCCTCGACCTGCCGCACAAGGATCTCCGGCGGGCCCGGGCGGCCGCGATGTCGTTGATCCCGACCACCACGGGCGCCGCCAAGGCGGTCTCCCTCGTGATCCCGGCGCTGAAGGGGAAGCTGGACGGGATGGCGATCCGGGTCCCCACGGCGAACGTCTCCCTCGTCGACCTGACCGTCGAGCTGTCGAAGGCGGCGACCCCCGAGGAGATCAACGCGGCGATGAAGAAGGCGGCGGAGGGCCCGCTGAAGGGGATCCTCCGGTACGTGGACGAGCCGCTGGTCTCCGTGGACTTCAACCACACCCCCTACTCCTCCGAGTTCGACGCCCTCTCCACCAAGGTGATCGAGGGGAAGATGGCGAAGGTGCTGGCCTGGTACGACAACGAGTGGGGCTATTCCTGCCGGATGTTGGACCTGGCCAAGATCGTCGCGGGAGCACGGTAGGCGGATGCGCACCCCGGTCATCGCGGGAAACTGGAAGATGTACAAGACGCCGGCCGAGGCGGAAGGCTACGTGAAGGATTTCCTTCCCCGGGTGGCGGGCGTTTCCGGCGTGGAGATCGTGCTCGCACCCCCCTTCACCTCGCTGGCCGCGGTCGCCGCGCTGACCCGGACCTCGAAGGTGGGGGTGGCCTCCCAGAACCTCCACTTCGCCGCCGAGGGGGCCTACACCGGGGAGGTCTCGCCGGGGATGGTGAAGCAGACCGGGGCGAGGTTCGCCATCGTCGGCCATTCGGAGCGGCGGCAATATTTCGCCGAGAGCGACGAGTCGGCGAACCGCAAGGTCCGCGCCGCGATCGGAGCCGGCCTGATCCCGATCCTGTGCGTCGGGGAGATCCTTTCCGAGCGGGAGGCGGGAAAGACCTTTTCCGTGGTGGAGCGGCAACTCCGCGGCGGGCTTGCGGAGATCCCGGCGTCGGCCGCCGGGAAGATCCTCCTGGCCTACGAGCCGGTCTGGGCGATCGGCACCGGGGTGACCGCCACGCCGGAGCAGGCCCAGGAGGTCCACGCCTTTCTCCGCGGGGTGCTGCAATCGCTCTGGGGGGAGGCGGCCGCGGGGTCGGTCCGGATCCTCTACGGGGGATCGGTCAAGCCGGAGAACATCTCCGACCTGATGGGGCGCGCGGATATCGACGGCGCGCTGGTCGGAGGCGCCAGTCTCTCCCCGGAATCGTTCGCACGGATCGTACAGTTCACCTGACGGAGGTTCGGTACAACGCCATGTATACGTTGATCGTCATCCTGCACATCGTGGTCTCCCTGGCGATGATCCTGATCATCCTGCTGCAGACCGGCAAGGGGGCCGACATCGGGGCGGTCTTCGGCGGGGGGGGGTCCCAGACCCTCTTCGGCTCGAGCGGCCCCACGAGCTTTCTCGGAAAGCTGACCGCGGCCGCCGCGATCATCTTCATGTGCACCTCTCTCTTCCTGGCCTACTTCTCCGGAGGAAGGCCCGCCTCGAGCATCATGAAGGGGGCGGAGGTGCCCGCCATGCCGGGCCCGGTGGGGCAGCCCGCCGCGCTCCCGGGGATGCCCCAGGGGCTCCCGGCGGCCCCGGCGCCCTCGCCTCCGTCCGCCCCGGGCAAGTAGCAAGCGACACACACCACCGGGCGCGCCCGCGACCCTCGACCGGGCGCACCAGGCCCATGCAATCGGAGGGGGACCCGCAGCGATGCGGGGGGAGGTCCCCGGTTGCCGGCGCAGCATCCGCAGGAGGGGGGGCGAGCGGAGATGGAAGTCTTTGCGTAAAAATCAAAACCCCGGCGATTTCTCGCCGGGGTTTCCGTTGTCAGGATGTTGTTCCCCGCGGGGGGTTTTTCAGGCCACCTTGACGACGTTGGTCGCCTGGGGCCCCTTGGGGCCGTCGGTGATCTCGAACTCGACGCGCTCGCCCTCCTTCAGCGACTTGAAGCCCTCGCCCTTGATCGCGCTGAAGTGGACGAAGACATCCGGCCCACCTTCCTGTGCGATGAACCCGAACCCTTTCGCGTCGTTGAACCACTTTACTGTACCCTGAGCCACTTGCCTGTACCTCCTTCCGGATTTGCGTTTCAAACATGAGGCGTGACGCCCGATATCTGAACCAGATGAAATGTACAGCGGGAATCTCCCCCCTGTCAAGATAAGAACCGCGCCGGAAACTTTTCCCGAAATCCCGGGTTTGACCGGTCAGAAACGGATCGATATCCCGACGGAACAGGAGGAACGGCTGATGAAAAAGGGGGTCGCAATGGCGATGGCGGCGATCGTGCTGGCAGGGTCCACTCCCGCGCTCGCCGCGGAAATCGGGCAGAGGCAGATGAACCAGCAGCGGCGGATCCACCAAGGGCTCCGGAACGGGTCGCTCACCCCGGGCGAGGCGGCCCGGCTGGAGCGGGAGCAGTTCCGGACCGAGCGGCTGGAGCGCAGGCTCAAGGCGGACGGGGATTTCACCTGCCGCGACCGGGCGCGGGTCCAGCACCGTCTGAACCACTCCTCCCGGCACATCTACCGGGCCAAGCACAACGGCCGGACGGCCAGGTAATCGGGCGGGGACACTCCTCTATTTCGCACCGATAACACCAGGAGTGTCCCCGCATACCGGCACGGCGGGGTGGTAGAATCGGGGGATGCCGCCTCCGAAACGATACTCCATCCGGGAGATCCCGGCCGCCGGCCGGATCGAGTACGAAAAGGTCCTCAACGAGCGGCAGGCCGAGGCGGTCCTCCATGGAGACGGGCCGCTTCTGGTCATCGCCGGGGCCGGCACCGGGAAGACCCGCACCCTGATCTACCGGGTGGCCCGCCTGGTGGA from Deltaproteobacteria bacterium GWC2_65_14 includes:
- a CDS encoding type I glyceraldehyde-3-phosphate dehydrogenase: MAVKVGINGFGRIGRNFFRAAYKDPALQIVAVNDITDAPTLAHLLKYDSIHGRFNEKVEVRDGGLLVAGKPVKVFAMKDPAELPWKQLGVEVVIESTGMFTDREGAEKHLKAGASRVLISAPAKNPDATFVIGVNEKSYDPGKHRIISNASCTTNCLAPVAKVLLDSFGIERGLMTTIHAYTNDQRILDLPHKDLRRARAAAMSLIPTTTGAAKAVSLVIPALKGKLDGMAIRVPTANVSLVDLTVELSKAATPEEINAAMKKAAEGPLKGILRYVDEPLVSVDFNHTPYSSEFDALSTKVIEGKMAKVLAWYDNEWGYSCRMLDLAKIVAGAR
- a CDS encoding macrolide ABC transporter ATP-binding protein, which codes for MTAPVIEVVGLSKTYRLGPVAVEALREVSLTILRGEFLAVMGPSGSGKSTLMNILGCLDRPTEGVYRLDGEEVERLGRDALAAVRSRKIGFVFQGFNLLPRMTALENVELPMLYDSLPTAERTARAREALASLGILDREHHLPTQLSGGQQQRVAIARAIVNSPSLLLADEPTGNLDTATSEEILSVFRGLNEDQGITIVLVTHNPEIGRNARRIVRFRDGRIVGDEAVAP
- a CDS encoding triose-phosphate isomerase; the protein is MRTPVIAGNWKMYKTPAEAEGYVKDFLPRVAGVSGVEIVLAPPFTSLAAVAALTRTSKVGVASQNLHFAAEGAYTGEVSPGMVKQTGARFAIVGHSERRQYFAESDESANRKVRAAIGAGLIPILCVGEILSEREAGKTFSVVERQLRGGLAEIPASAAGKILLAYEPVWAIGTGVTATPEQAQEVHAFLRGVLQSLWGEAAAGSVRILYGGSVKPENISDLMGRADIDGALVGGASLSPESFARIVQFT
- a CDS encoding cold-shock protein yields the protein MAQGTVKWFNDAKGFGFIAQEGGPDVFVHFSAIKGEGFKSLKEGERVEFEITDGPKGPQATNVVKVA
- a CDS encoding preprotein translocase subunit SecG, which encodes MYTLIVILHIVVSLAMILIILLQTGKGADIGAVFGGGGSQTLFGSSGPTSFLGKLTAAAAIIFMCTSLFLAYFSGGRPASSIMKGAEVPAMPGPVGQPAALPGMPQGLPAAPAPSPPSAPGK